A window of the Brachyhypopomus gauderio isolate BG-103 chromosome 14, BGAUD_0.2, whole genome shotgun sequence genome harbors these coding sequences:
- the LOC143475567 gene encoding uncharacterized protein LOC143475567 isoform X3 yields the protein MIRFYVISFFLITLGNTSEINIIQMNGPKFVKIGEDILLNCSFSSNLAFTTAWFKHSLGEKPLLIASAYHSSPVVYHNHFNETGRHNAVKKENNFNLSISKAEPSDSATYYCAVSYYEHIGLEDCTVLVLKGGNETLQCTVLTERCAGEHSVYWIKDHLDESQPGIIYTYGNSSGQCKKSSETGSPTQSCVYELPKKNLSSSDSGTYYCAVAACGQILFGSRTKLNLAEKGSMDPAIFILAASTTICLLVVLLLCRRLHKSHREDVAEGQTVQVKKTEDPGTLNYAALSFAQPPSSKGTTAKFKRDQSVYAQQTRMASKRHDE from the exons ATGATTCGATTTTATGTCATctccttctttttaataactCTAG GCAATACCTCAGAGATTAACATTATCCAAATGAATGGGCCGAAGTTTGTTAAGATTGGTGAAGATATCCTTCTGAATTGTTCTTTTTCATCCAATCTTGCTTTCACAACTGCATGGTTCAAACACTCTCTAGGAGAAAAGCCTCTTCTGATTGCCTCTGCATACCACTCTTCACCAGTTGTGTATCACAATCATTTTAACGAGACTGGACGTCATAATgctgtaaaaaaagaaaacaactttAATTTGAGTATCTCCAAAGCAGAACCATCTGACTCTGCAACATACTACTGTGCTGTTTCATACTATGAACATATTGGATTGGAAGACTGCACAGTTTTGGTCCTCAAAG GAGGCAATGAAACTTTGCAGTGCACAGTACTCACAGAGAGGTGTGCAGGAGAACACAGTGTCTACTGGATCAAAGATCATTTAGATGAATCTCAGCCAGGAATCATTTACACTTATGGAAACAGCAGTGGTCAGTGTAAGAAGAGCTCTGAGACTGGctctcctacacagagctgtgtgTATGAACTCCCCAAGAAGAACCTCAGCTCCTCTGATTCTGGAACTTACTACTGTGCTGTGGCCGCATGTGGGCAGATTCTCTTTGGAAGTAGAACCAAACTGAACCTTGCAG AGAAAGGTTCTATGGACCCAGCAATTTTTATTTTAGCTGCATCAACCACTATATGCCTGCTCGTAGTTTTATTATTATGCAGAAGATTACACAAAAGTCATCGTGAAG ATGTTGCTGAAGGTCAGACAGTTCAAGTAAAGAAG ACTGAGGACCCAGGCACCTTGAACTATGCAGCTCTGAGTTTTGCTCAGCCTCCCTCCTCCAAAGGAACCACAGCAAAATTCAAGCGTGATCAGTCTGTGTACGCACAG
- the LOC143475567 gene encoding uncharacterized protein LOC143475567 isoform X2, whose protein sequence is MIRFYVISFFLITLGNTSEINIIQMNGPKFVKIGEDILLNCSFSSNLAFTTAWFKHSLGEKPLLIASAYHSSPVVYHNHFNETGRHNAVKKENNFNLSISKAEPSDSATYYCAVSYYEHIGLEDCTVLVLKDEPAIHYDVIQHPVLKPVKTGGNETLQCTVLTERCAGEHSVYWIKDHLDESQPGIIYTYGNSSGQCKKSSETGSPTQSCVYELPKKNLSSSDSGTYYCAVAACGQILFGSRTKLNLAEKGSMDPAIFILAASTTICLLVVLLLCRRLHKSHREDVAEGQTVQVKKTEDPGTLNYAALSFAQPPSSKGTTAKFKRDQSVYAQTSFPA, encoded by the exons ATGATTCGATTTTATGTCATctccttctttttaataactCTAG GCAATACCTCAGAGATTAACATTATCCAAATGAATGGGCCGAAGTTTGTTAAGATTGGTGAAGATATCCTTCTGAATTGTTCTTTTTCATCCAATCTTGCTTTCACAACTGCATGGTTCAAACACTCTCTAGGAGAAAAGCCTCTTCTGATTGCCTCTGCATACCACTCTTCACCAGTTGTGTATCACAATCATTTTAACGAGACTGGACGTCATAATgctgtaaaaaaagaaaacaactttAATTTGAGTATCTCCAAAGCAGAACCATCTGACTCTGCAACATACTACTGTGCTGTTTCATACTATGAACATATTGGATTGGAAGACTGCACAGTTTTGGTCCTCAAAG ATGAACCTGCCATTCACTATGATGTTATCCAACATCCCGTTTTAAAACCTGTCAAAACAGGAGGCAATGAAACTTTGCAGTGCACAGTACTCACAGAGAGGTGTGCAGGAGAACACAGTGTCTACTGGATCAAAGATCATTTAGATGAATCTCAGCCAGGAATCATTTACACTTATGGAAACAGCAGTGGTCAGTGTAAGAAGAGCTCTGAGACTGGctctcctacacagagctgtgtgTATGAACTCCCCAAGAAGAACCTCAGCTCCTCTGATTCTGGAACTTACTACTGTGCTGTGGCCGCATGTGGGCAGATTCTCTTTGGAAGTAGAACCAAACTGAACCTTGCAG AGAAAGGTTCTATGGACCCAGCAATTTTTATTTTAGCTGCATCAACCACTATATGCCTGCTCGTAGTTTTATTATTATGCAGAAGATTACACAAAAGTCATCGTGAAG ATGTTGCTGAAGGTCAGACAGTTCAAGTAAAGAAG ACTGAGGACCCAGGCACCTTGAACTATGCAGCTCTGAGTTTTGCTCAGCCTCCCTCCTCCAAAGGAACCACAGCAAAATTCAAGCGTGATCAGTCTGTGTACGCACAG
- the LOC143475569 gene encoding uncharacterized protein LOC143475569 isoform X1 — protein MLFAIQYKRNFMMIRFYAFSFFLTALGNTSKINIIQMNGPKFVKIGEDILLNCSFSSNLAFTTAWFKHSLGEKPLLIASAYHSSPVVYHNHFNMTGRHNAVKKENNFNLSISKADPSDSATYYCAVSYYEHIGLEDCTVLVLKDEPAIHFDVIQHPVLKPVKTGGNATLQCTVLTERCAGEHSVYWIKDQSDESQPGIIYTYGNSSGQCKKSSETGSPTQSCVYELPKKNLSSSDSGTYYCAVAACGQILFGSRTKMNLAGKIK, from the exons ATGTTGTTT GCAATTCAATACAAGAGGAATTTCATGATGATTCGATTTTATGCCTTCTCCTTCTTTTTAACAGCTCTAG GCAATACCTCAAAGATTAACATTATCCAGATGAATGGGCCGAAGTTTGTTAAGATTGGTGAAGATATCCTTCTGAATTGTTCTTTTTCATCCAATCTTGCTTTCACAACTGCATGGTTCAAACACTCTCTAGGAGAAAAGCCTCTTCTGATTGCCTCTGCATACCACTCTTCACCAGTTGTGTATCACAATCATTTTAACATGACTGGACGTCATAATgctgtaaaaaaagaaaacaactttAATTTGAGTATCTCCAAAGCAGACCCATCTGACTCTGCAACATACTACTGTGCTGTTTCATACTATGAACATATTGGATTGGAGGACTGCACAGTTTTGGTCCTCAAAG ATGAACCTGCCATTCACTTTGATGTTATCCAACATCCCGTTTTAAAACCTGTCAAAACAGGAGGCAATGCAACTTTGCAGTGCACAGTACTCACAGAGAGGTGTGCAGGAGAACACAGTGTCTACTGGATCAAAGATCAGTCAGATGAATCTCAGCCAGGAATCATTTACACTTATGGAAACAGCAGTGGTCAGTGTAAGAAGAGCTCTGAGACTGGctctcctacacagagctgtgtgTATGAACTCCCCAAGAAGAACCTCAGCTCCTCTGATTCTGGAACTTACTACTGTGCTGTGGCCGCATGTGGGCAGATTCTCTTTGGAAGTAGAACCAAAATGAACCTTGCAGGTAAAATCAAATAA
- the LOC143475569 gene encoding uncharacterized protein LOC143475569 isoform X2: MNGPKFVKIGEDILLNCSFSSNLAFTTAWFKHSLGEKPLLIASAYHSSPVVYHNHFNMTGRHNAVKKENNFNLSISKADPSDSATYYCAVSYYEHIGLEDCTVLVLKDEPAIHFDVIQHPVLKPVKTGGNATLQCTVLTERCAGEHSVYWIKDQSDESQPGIIYTYGNSSGQCKKSSETGSPTQSCVYELPKKNLSSSDSGTYYCAVAACGQILFGSRTKMNLAGKIK, translated from the exons ATGAATGGGCCGAAGTTTGTTAAGATTGGTGAAGATATCCTTCTGAATTGTTCTTTTTCATCCAATCTTGCTTTCACAACTGCATGGTTCAAACACTCTCTAGGAGAAAAGCCTCTTCTGATTGCCTCTGCATACCACTCTTCACCAGTTGTGTATCACAATCATTTTAACATGACTGGACGTCATAATgctgtaaaaaaagaaaacaactttAATTTGAGTATCTCCAAAGCAGACCCATCTGACTCTGCAACATACTACTGTGCTGTTTCATACTATGAACATATTGGATTGGAGGACTGCACAGTTTTGGTCCTCAAAG ATGAACCTGCCATTCACTTTGATGTTATCCAACATCCCGTTTTAAAACCTGTCAAAACAGGAGGCAATGCAACTTTGCAGTGCACAGTACTCACAGAGAGGTGTGCAGGAGAACACAGTGTCTACTGGATCAAAGATCAGTCAGATGAATCTCAGCCAGGAATCATTTACACTTATGGAAACAGCAGTGGTCAGTGTAAGAAGAGCTCTGAGACTGGctctcctacacagagctgtgtgTATGAACTCCCCAAGAAGAACCTCAGCTCCTCTGATTCTGGAACTTACTACTGTGCTGTGGCCGCATGTGGGCAGATTCTCTTTGGAAGTAGAACCAAAATGAACCTTGCAGGTAAAATCAAATAA
- the LOC143475567 gene encoding uncharacterized protein LOC143475567 isoform X1 has protein sequence MIRFYVISFFLITLGNTSEINIIQMNGPKFVKIGEDILLNCSFSSNLAFTTAWFKHSLGEKPLLIASAYHSSPVVYHNHFNETGRHNAVKKENNFNLSISKAEPSDSATYYCAVSYYEHIGLEDCTVLVLKDEPAIHYDVIQHPVLKPVKTGGNETLQCTVLTERCAGEHSVYWIKDHLDESQPGIIYTYGNSSGQCKKSSETGSPTQSCVYELPKKNLSSSDSGTYYCAVAACGQILFGSRTKLNLAEKGSMDPAIFILAASTTICLLVVLLLCRRLHKSHREDVAEGQTVQVKKTEDPGTLNYAALSFAQPPSSKGTTAKFKRDQSVYAQQTRMASKRHDE, from the exons ATGATTCGATTTTATGTCATctccttctttttaataactCTAG GCAATACCTCAGAGATTAACATTATCCAAATGAATGGGCCGAAGTTTGTTAAGATTGGTGAAGATATCCTTCTGAATTGTTCTTTTTCATCCAATCTTGCTTTCACAACTGCATGGTTCAAACACTCTCTAGGAGAAAAGCCTCTTCTGATTGCCTCTGCATACCACTCTTCACCAGTTGTGTATCACAATCATTTTAACGAGACTGGACGTCATAATgctgtaaaaaaagaaaacaactttAATTTGAGTATCTCCAAAGCAGAACCATCTGACTCTGCAACATACTACTGTGCTGTTTCATACTATGAACATATTGGATTGGAAGACTGCACAGTTTTGGTCCTCAAAG ATGAACCTGCCATTCACTATGATGTTATCCAACATCCCGTTTTAAAACCTGTCAAAACAGGAGGCAATGAAACTTTGCAGTGCACAGTACTCACAGAGAGGTGTGCAGGAGAACACAGTGTCTACTGGATCAAAGATCATTTAGATGAATCTCAGCCAGGAATCATTTACACTTATGGAAACAGCAGTGGTCAGTGTAAGAAGAGCTCTGAGACTGGctctcctacacagagctgtgtgTATGAACTCCCCAAGAAGAACCTCAGCTCCTCTGATTCTGGAACTTACTACTGTGCTGTGGCCGCATGTGGGCAGATTCTCTTTGGAAGTAGAACCAAACTGAACCTTGCAG AGAAAGGTTCTATGGACCCAGCAATTTTTATTTTAGCTGCATCAACCACTATATGCCTGCTCGTAGTTTTATTATTATGCAGAAGATTACACAAAAGTCATCGTGAAG ATGTTGCTGAAGGTCAGACAGTTCAAGTAAAGAAG ACTGAGGACCCAGGCACCTTGAACTATGCAGCTCTGAGTTTTGCTCAGCCTCCCTCCTCCAAAGGAACCACAGCAAAATTCAAGCGTGATCAGTCTGTGTACGCACAG